The following proteins come from a genomic window of Miscanthus floridulus cultivar M001 chromosome 2, ASM1932011v1, whole genome shotgun sequence:
- the LOC136526490 gene encoding thaumatin-like protein 1, with the protein MPIPPSREGKVGGCAGVSPQSPSSTGRSRCHATRSSSDWHSDTAHASSPCLLLQCSCTHTTPPVSVTALPQQAAMELPRSMTVLVVVFFVLCRVGEAATFTFVNRCTDTVWPGVLSNAGSPRLEPTGFELLPGEARAVPAPAGWSGRMWARTGCSQDGATGRLVCATGDCGSGSAECAGAGAAPPATLAEFTLDGTGGLDFYDVSLVDGYNLPVLVETSGGGGSTGPASCAAAGCAADLNAMCPAELRAGGGAACRSACDAFARPEYCCSGAFASPAACRPTAYSQVFKTACPRSYSYAFDDPTSTFTCGGGPDYTVTFCPGATPSQKSTTMPGATTTTTVPGTTTTTVPGATPTTVPGTMPMPGATPAMPTGTMMPGTTFTDATPDSAMPMGGGGLGIEGGDNQGSVLLGSSSSEGGVSWLANMATGDASAAAAPLVGSARLVVAPLAATLLCGLHLRQLLL; encoded by the exons ATGCCCATCCCTCCATCTAGGGAAGGGAAGGTTGGCGGGTGCGCCGGTGTCTCTCCTCAGTCCCCCTCTTCAACCGGACGGTCACGCTGCCACGCCACACGCAGCAGTAGTGACTGGCATAGCGACACTGCACACGCTTCTTCCCCGTGCTTGCTATTGCAGTGCAGCTGTACCCACACTACCCCGCCAGTCTCAGTCACTGCATTGCCTCAACAAGCAGCAATGGAGTTGCCAAGATCCATGACCGTGCTTGTGGTCGTGTTCTTCGTCTTGTGCAGAG TGGGGGAGGCGGCAACGTTCACATTCGTGAACCGGTGCACGGACACGGTGTGGCCGGGTGTCCTGTCCAACGCCGGCAGCCCAAGGCTGGAGCCCACTGGGTTCGAGCTCTTGCCGGGCGAGGCGCGCGCGGTGCCGGCGCCGGCGGGCTGGTCCGGCCGCATGTGGGCGCGCACGGGCTGCTCCCAGGACGGCGCCACGGGGCGGCTCGTCTGCGCCACGGGCGACTGCGGCTCCGGCTCCGCCGagtgcgcgggcgcgggcgccgcgCCGCCGGCCACGCTGGCTGAGTTCACGCTCGACGGCACCGGCGGGCTGGACTTCTACGACGTCAGCCTCGTGGACGGCTACAACCTCCCCGTGTTGGTGGAGACCTCTGGCGGCGGAGGCTCCACCGGGCCGGCGTCGTGCGCCGCGGCCGGGTGCGCGGCGGACCTGAACGCGATGTGCCCCGCCGAGCTCCGAGCCGGGGGCGGCGCCGCGTGCCGGAGCGCGTGCGACGCGTTCGCGCGGCCCGAGTACTGCTGCAGCGGCGCATTCGCGTCCCCGGCGGCGTGCCGGCCGACGGCCTACTCGCAGGTGTTCAAGACCGCGTGCCCGCGCTCCTACAGCTACGCCTTCGACGATCCCACCTCCACATTCACCTGCGGCGGGGGCCCGGATTACACCGTCACCTTCTGCCCCGGCGCCACACCAAG CCAGAAGTCGACGACCATGCCGggcgcgacgacgacgacgacggtgccggggacaacgacgacgacggtgcCGGGGGCGACGCCCACAACGGTGCCGGGGACGATGCCGATGCCGGGCGCGACCCCGGCGATGCCGACGGGGACCATGATGCCGGGCACGACGTTCACGGACGCCACCCCGGACAGCGCGATGCCGATGGGTGGTGGTGGCCTGGGCATCGAGGGCGGGGACAACCAAGGCAGCGTGCTCctgggcagcagcagcagcgaaggCGGCGTCTCTTGGCTCGCCAACATGGCCACCGGCGACGCGTCCGCCGCGGCCGCCCCGCTGGTGGGTTCGGCTCGGTTAGTGGTGGCGCCACTGGCAGCAACATTGCTCTGCGGCCTCCATTTGCGGCAGCTTCTGCTGTAG